The DNA segment TTAAGGTTCTTTGCTCCAAATTATTTTTCCCGTATACAGTTGCTTTTTATAAAGTAAAATCATCTGTAATCACCTCCAACCCTTCCACAAACCGGTTCGAAACTTGTAACCGTGTGCCCGCATCAAAAGGCAAACCCCGCTATTTAGCGGGGTTTTTTGTTTTGAAGGAAACGGTCCAAGCCGCCGAGGCTTGAGGCCGTAGACTGAAAAACAAAAAAGAAACCCGATGAAGAAGGGTTTGCCTTTTGATGCAGGAACTCCCTTTATGGGATCATGGAATAATCCCTCCCTCTCCACAAATTGGGACAGCTCTTGAAAGCACTTCATTTTCAAGGGCTTTTTCATGGGCAAAGGTTCGAACATATAGTTGCCAAACCCTGTTCTTTCAATAAGAAATTCAATACCAATCACTTAAAGGTTCGAATCCCTTTGATAGGTATTACCAGTATTCTACTGGTATTTTACTATACAGAAGATTTGTGTGTAAGATGGCTGTAAAAAAACCAAAGGCATTCAAAGTTATGGCGCCATGAATGCCTCGGTTGATGGGCCTTTGGACCCGCTCTTATGGGCAGGCCGAATGATCGTTACTTTGTTCCGAGCTTAGGAAGTCCCCTGGTACGCAACATTTCATTGGCTTTTTCCAATTTTTCAGGAAAAAGTACTTTGTCGCTGAACTTGTTAAGGGTCTTGTCGACCTTAACAATGGGCACCTTCTTCTTATTCAGATCCTTGATCTTCATGTCATAAAGTTACGGACTTTTCCGCTTTACCAAAAATCCACGGTATTCTTTTCCCTTTCGAAACCGTTCCCATCCGTCTTCCATCTCTCCATATATGTCAAAGTCGCTTTTCACTTCAGACAGGTACTTTGCAATACCCATGCGGTACAACCGGGTTCTGGTTGTGGTGCTTCCGGTGGCATATACCCATGCATCGGGATTCTTGTCGGTAAAGGCATAAACAGTGGCTACCACCGTAGCCAACACCTGCTCGCTGTCGCCATTATTTGAAATCACCTTGTCATTGATCCCGCCAGTATTCTGATCCTTATCGCCAAAGGCCAGGTTGTATACATCTTTCAGGTTGGTCGGGGTGAACTGCACCAGCTTGGGAATTTCACCACCCGGCCCTGAGCTAATGAATTCAAAGGTGGTCAGTTTATTGTCCGAGGCAAGCGGGTAACGGGGTAATTTCATTGTGAGGTCAGTTGTTTATCAAATCTCATCCTGTAGACTCATCTACGGTCATTTGAGGGAAGTCATTAGCCCTTGTCATCATGTAAAAATAGCATTTATCACCCCCAACCCTTCCCGAAACCGGTTCGAAACTTGTAACCGTGTGCCCGCCTTCGCCCGCCATAGTCCCGTTTTTACGGGACGACGGCGGGCTTTTTTATGCATTTCCCATAAGGTTTTCAACAGATATTATGCGGACTTCGGCGGACAAAGTCCGCAAATACAGTGTGAGCATATGGCAACAGCATACAGGTCTAAATCCGCAGGGCCTTTACTTCACTGCAGCCCCCCTACCCGGGATCAACGGAGCAAAGCGAAGTTAATCACGCAAAAACAGTGTGCAGGTGCCGATGAGATGGCCGGACGAAGGTTGCGCCTTTGCCCAACAAGGAATAAACATGTTGTGATTCTGACCAAAAATTAATAATCTTGGAATCGCTGCAGTATATGTATGCGGGTCTCTGATAATTTGAAAAACCGGAGGCCGACACCATGAAGCAGGTTATCATGAAAAGGGTAGCTCATATTAGCATGCCAAAGAGATGTAACCGACTCGCATCAATGTAATCTTATGAAGGCTAAATATACTTTCCTGCTTCTTGCATGTACTTTGTCCTTATCCTCATACGTGTTCCGTCACGATGGCGATAATTCCGGTGTAGCACCACATTCACCACCCAACCCCGCCTTTTCCGTTTCCGGGCTTTGCTTCGGAGACACAACTCATTTCGAGAATTATACGATCCTTGGTTTCAATTATATGTGGACCGTTACAAATATCAACGGCGATACCATTTTCACCTCCGACTCAATTTCACCATCCTACTACTTTGACACACCCGGAACATATACCGTTGAGCTGATGGCCGACAACGGACATGTGGTGGCGATTACATCGGACTTAACCATCGGCGACAGCCTGTACGCCGATTTTGCGATACAAACGTGTACCAGTAACGGCATGCGTTTCACTACTCGCTCAGGATGTGCAGACCATTACCAATGGATTTTTCCGGATGGAAGCACCTCTGATCTGCCAGCTCCGGAATATAAGTTTGATAGCCTGGGAACGTATGCAGTACAGCTCATTGCTTATAATGGTTCTGCAAGCGATACCCTAACCAGGAGTATCCTGGTCGAAGACCTGGGCATCCCTACGGGAGAGTTCACATACACCCAATCAAAAAGAACAGGATACTTCACACCACTGGACAAAGACGGACAGCATTACTACTGGGAATTCGGAGATGGCACCTCCATTGATACAACTGCGCCGGTCACCATTACCCATACGTACCTGGAGGATGATGACATATTCACCTACCCGGTGAGCTTGCTTGTAAGCAATAAATGTGGCCTGGCTTCGAAACAGAAGATGTTTGATGAAACACAAACCACCTCCATCGGGGAGGTATCCTCCGAGATAACCTTATGTGTTTTTCCAAACCCCAGTGAAGGGATGTTCACCATAAACGGATGGAAAGAAAACCAGTCATTTCACATCCGGATATTTGACCTGGAAGGCAGAATGGTATTTGAAAATGCCAGGCAGTCGTCAACAAACATTGACCTGAAACATTCCATTGCCCCTGGCATTTACTATCTGCAAATGACCTCCGATACCCGGCAAGCCCATGCCAGGATATTGATCCGGTAAAATACCCACCGGTTACCGGATCAGTGTCAGGTAGCCTGTTCGGATAAAATGATTGTTACCGTAACATTCCCCTGTTACAATTACATAGTAGGTCCCCTCCGCCGCAGGTCGTCCATGGACATGGCCATCCCACACATCCTGATCGCTGTCCGACCTGTAGATCAATTGTCCCCAACGATTATAAACTTCCATCTCAAAGCTTTTCACTAAGCCATTTATACCGAAATGATCATTCCACCCATCGTCATTCGGAGTGAATACGTTTGGAAAACGAACGGCTTCTTTATTACATCTGGCAACGAATATGGTAACCGAATCCATCGCCTTGCACCCAATGGAATCACTAACAATCAACCGGTAAGTTGTCGTTGAATCCGGTGTTGCAACCGGATCACGACAAGTGGTGCAACTCAAACCTGTGGACGGCATC comes from the Flavobacteriales bacterium genome and includes:
- a CDS encoding PKD domain-containing protein, which encodes MKAKYTFLLLACTLSLSSYVFRHDGDNSGVAPHSPPNPAFSVSGLCFGDTTHFENYTILGFNYMWTVTNINGDTIFTSDSISPSYYFDTPGTYTVELMADNGHVVAITSDLTIGDSLYADFAIQTCTSNGMRFTTRSGCADHYQWIFPDGSTSDLPAPEYKFDSLGTYAVQLIAYNGSASDTLTRSILVEDLGIPTGEFTYTQSKRTGYFTPLDKDGQHYYWEFGDGTSIDTTAPVTITHTYLEDDDIFTYPVSLLVSNKCGLASKQKMFDETQTTSIGEVSSEITLCVFPNPSEGMFTINGWKENQSFHIRIFDLEGRMVFENARQSSTNIDLKHSIAPGIYYLQMTSDTRQAHARILIR